The Stigmatella ashevillena genomic sequence AGCTTTCGGTGGAAGGGCAGGCGAGGCATGGCCGTGCTGACAGTGTGAACATCCTCCTCAGACGGGCGTGTTCCACGCCTCCAGCCGGGCCCTGTCTGGCATGGCACGGGGGCGACCAGTCATCCGAGCCCTCGTTGCGCTTTTCCGAGGTCGCCCGCGCTACGGCGCCAGGGTGTTGGCCTGTCCTGCGCCTGCCTTGGGAGGCGCCTCGGGACGCAGCGGCTCGAACACCCGCAGCGTCCAAAGCGAGCCGGTGTTGAAGCCCGGGAGCCTCTGAGGGTTGAAGACGCTCGCGCTCGTCGCGAAGCCTCCCACGTAGGCGGCGGGGAACTCCGTCAGCCTCAGGCCACAGTGGGCGAGCACCACCCCCGTGCGCGGCACCGTGTTGCTCACCATGGTGCACCGCCCGAGCGCGGTGAAGCGCCCCTCGGGCAAATCAAAGCGCACGTAGAACTCCGCCTGGGAGCCCTCGGCGAAGGTGGGGTCCTCGATGCGCACGCACGCCAGCGCCGTGCCCACCCGCGCCGTGTCCTCACGGACGAGCCGGGCATTGTCCGCCTCCGTCCGCACCGCGTACAGACTCGCCGGCAGCCGCACATTCGCCCGGAACGGCGCGCGGTCGCATCCCTTGGCATCCACGGCCTGGGGATCCTCCTGCGAACGGAATTGATACACCACCTCTCCGGCGAGCACGGGAACAGGCAGGGCAAACACCATCACGACGAAGCAGGGAATCCAGCGCATGGCGGCACACATTCCAGGGCTACTGCCAGGAGAAGTCATACACACTGTCGAGCGGGCCCGTGGCCTGACCCTGGATCTGAAAGGTCCGGGCGCCCGCCTCCAGCAAGAGGCCTCGCAGGATGCCCTCGTGGTAGGCATGGGGCAGGAAGTCGTTCTTGATGACGAAGCGGCCCGTGCCCCCTCCCGTGGGCTCCTGGGTGCACGTCAGGGTCCGCTCCCCATAGCTCACCGCCGCGCGGTAGCTGGAGGGCAACTGGCTGAGGATGCGCTTCATGTTGCCCCCCGCGAGCAGCAACATCGTCTTGCCGGCCATGGACGACAGGAAGTCGCGCGAGGACTGCTCGCCAATCCACCGCAACGTCTGCTCGCAGCCTCCGAGCCGCGGCCCCACGTTCTCCACCACGGCCAGGCACAGCCGCAGGAAGCTGGCCACCGGATAGCTGAAGAAGTCCACGTGCTTGCGCTCTCCCGTGGCCTCTCGGCACCGGCGCGCCACATCGTCTCCGGCCATCCTCCGCACCGCCTCCAGCGTGCCGTTGAAGAACATGCCCCGGGCCGTGTTCTCGGGTGTGGAGAGGGCGATGTTGTGCGCGAGGTGCCGCTCCGTGTTGAGTTCCATTCCAGTCCGCACGTCCTGAGCCTGAACCACCATGGGATACTGCCTCCGGCAACCCGCCCGCTCCCGATTACAGACGTATCAGTTGCGCTCCGTAATGAACGTTGGCTCCCACCGCGGCCACCAGCACCAGGTCACCACTGCCCAGGCGCACCCGGCCTGATTCCAGATCCTCGGCCAAGAGGATGAGCATCCCGGCCGCGGACGTGTTGCCGTAGCGGTCCACATTGAGAGCGACCGCGTCCCCAGGCAAGCCGTACTCCTGGATGAAGCGATCCATCAGCCGCTTGTTGGGCTGATGAAAGTAATAGCGCCGCACCTCCGCGCGCAACTCCGGCCGCTGCGAGAGCACCCCCTCGATGCACTGGCCCATGTAGCGCGGATAGCTCGCGGCCACCTTGGGCCCATCCACCACGAAGGCCAGGTCCGCCGGGCGCGTCCGGCCCTGGTGGGGCATCCGCATCATCCCGCCCCCCCGGCGCAGCACCAGCGTGTCATGGGCATTGCCAGACATGCTCGCCAGAATGCCCGTCCCCTCCTCGCCATCCGCGCGCAGCACCACCGCGCCCGCCCCATCTCCAAAGACATACGCGGACAGGTAGGCATTGAGCAGCTTGCGTCCCGGCCCTGGGCTCACCGCGTCCGTATAGACGTCTGGGTTCAACTGGGGCGACAGGAGCGTGGAGGCCACCACCGCCACCGTCCGGAAGCGCCCCCCTTCCATCATCTTCCGCACCAGATCCATGACGTAGGGAGTGCCGCCGCACCCATCGTCCACCACCAGCGCAAAGGCATCCGTGCGGCACCCCAGGCGCTGGTGCAGCCCCATGGCGTCGTGGCTGAAGTTCAGCTCGTCCGGCGTGCAGGTGACGAGAAACAGCGCATCCAGCGCCTGTGCCTCCAGCCCCGCCTGCGCCAGCGCGCGGCGCAGCGCCACCTCGCACATGTCCGTGTTGGAGGCCGGGTAGACGGGCAGATCATCCTCGGGCGGAGGCACCGCCCGGCCCTCCTCGCTGAGCTCCCAGAGGTAGCGCCGCTCGACAATCCCTGTCTTCTCCAGAATGCGCTCGGCGGACCAGCCCGGAAACGCCTGGGCGATGCGCTCGTTGCTGATGATCCGGGACGGTACGAACGCCCCCGCCCCTGCGATGCGAACAGCCCCTGTGTTCGTTTCTCGCTTCATGGTCTGTGTCTCCCGCCAAGTACTTTGAACAGCAGGGACCGTGCCATTCGCCAAGTACCTGAAACTCCAAGGACCGAGTGTCCGGGGAACTTCAATCCTGAATCCTCACTCTCCCTGATTTCCGGGTGGAGCCTTCTGGATCAAACCGGTTTTCCAGAGCGTTCAATTCTGGCACATGAAGCCTCAAGAATGAAACATCGCGGGGTATCCCCCGTGCGGTACTCATCCGGCAGAGCGCCCCCCTTATGGGAACGCGACGGCGCTCCGCCGCGAGGCGCGCGAACGCGGCCAGGGCAGGCCAGGAGGGGAGGGACGGTGTCCGGGAAGGGGCAGGAAGACGGGGGGCTGCGGGCGCAGCGGGACTTGTGGGCGCACGCGGGCTGGCGCCGCTGGGTGCTGGCCTCGCTCTTCCCGCGGCTGGGCGGGGCGATGATGCCCTTCGCGCTGCTGCTGGTGGGCGAAGCGGCCCTGGGCTCATTCGCCTCGGGGGCGTGGATGACGAGCGCCTACGCGATGGGAGCGGCCGTGGCCTCGCCCTTCCGGGGGCGGCAGATGGACCGCAGCCCGCTGCCGGGCGCCCTGCGCACACCGCTGCTCTTGCAGGCCCTCCTCTGCGGGGCCATGGCCCTGGCCGGCGCCGTGCGGGCCCCCCTGTCCGTACTGCTGGTGATCTCCCTGTTACTGGGCGTGGTGCCCGCGGGCGTCGCGGGCGCCTACCGCGCGCTGCTGCCCTCGCTGCTGCCTCCGGCCCACATGGCGACGGCCTTCGCCATCGATGCGGTGCTCATCGAGGTGGCGTGGATCGGCGGGCCGCCCCTCGTGGGAGCCCTGGCCCTCGTGCACCCGGGGTTCTCCCTGGCGGCCATCGGCGCCGGGGCCCTGGTGACGCTGGGCGCCAACCGCTGGCTGCCCGCCCGCGAGCCCCCCGCCTCCTCCACCCTGCCCGGACACCGGGTGTCGCTGCGGCCGCTGCTGCGGGGGATGCCCCTGCTCGTCTACGTGAGCGTGGTGGCCTGCGGCGTGAGCTGGGGCGCGGTGGACACGGCCCTGCCGCCCCGGCTGGTGGAGATGGGCTCGCGCGCGGAGCTGTGGGGTGGCCTCTCCGCCCTGCTGTCCGTCACGAGCGCGGTGGGGGGACTGATTCACGCAAGCCTCTTGCGGCCCGCTTCCGCCTCGCGAGCCCTCTGGAGGGCCTTGCTCTTCCAGGCGCTCTGGGGCGGACTGCTGCTGCCCACCGTGTGGATGGACACTCCCTGGGGACTGGGGGCGTGGCTGGCGGCCGCGGGGCTCTTCCTCGCCCCGCTGGTGGGACTGCTCACCTATCTGCTTCAGCAGTCGCTGCCCGCGGACCGGCAAGCCGAGGGTTTCGCGCTGTATGGGGCCTGCTGGGCCCTCGGCATCGGCGCGGGCGGCGCGCTCACCGCCTTGTTCCTGCAACAGGCCGGCGCCCGGATGGCGCTGGCCCCCGCGGGGAGCATTCCCCTGCTTACCGTCTTGGCCGTGGCGCTGATGGCGCTCGTCCTGCCACGCCCTCCCTCTCCACCGCCGTCTCCTGCGCCGGGCGTCCCGCCAGGGCCCTGAGGCCTCCAGCGATTCAGACGCGCGAGGCCGGCGTTCCGCCTTGGCTCAACAGCTCCTCGGCGATCTGCTCCACCGCCGTGGCCCGCGCGGACACCGCTTGCAGCCGCTGCCAAGCCTCCTGGCTTCCATCCAGCGCTTCACGGGCTCGAAGCAGTTCGAACTGGGTCACCATGAGCAATGTCGACAGCCGCAAAGACTCCAGTTGCATCGCCTCCTCCCCTTGAGCGCGCTGAAACAATTTCTAGCACTCCCCCAGGCCCGAGGGAAGGGACATCCCCGTCAAATCTGCAATACCTGTTAAAACAGGACAGACACACTGCCCGCTGGCCGCACGGGGCGGGGCCATCTATCTTGTGTTCTTCCACCGCGCCCGGGCTCCCTCCCCCCCGGCCTGGCGGTGATCGGTGCCATGGGCTACGTCCACATCCTTCGCGACTTCTCCTCTCCCCAGGAAGGCTTCACGCGCACGGTGCGCATCTACACCCCCGAGGGCTACGACGCGCAGGGCGAGCACCTGTACCCGGTGCTCTACATGCACGATGGGCAGAACGTCTTCGCCCACCCGGAGTCCGCGCTGTTCGACACGTGGTGTGCCAACCACGCGCTGGAGTCGCTGGTGTACGGGGGGTATGTGGAGCCGTGGCTCATCGTCGCGGTGGACTCGGGCGCGGGCCGGATGCAGGAGTACTCGCCCTGGGGTGAGCCCCACCGCAACGGGCAGACGCGGGGCGAGCTGTACGGGCGCTTCCTGGTGGAGCAGCTCAAGCCCTACGTGGACCGCGTCTACCGCACGCGGCCTGGCCCGGAGTGGACGGGCACGGCGGGCTCCTCGCTGGGAGGGCTCATCTCGCTGTACCTCGGGTGGAAGTACCCGGAGGTGTTCGGGCGCATCGGCGCGTTCTCCCCTTCGGTGATGTGGAACCGGGGCCGACTCTTCGAGCAGTGGAATGCCCACCCGCGCCGCTGGACGCGCATCTACCTGGATGCGGGCAGCACCGAGAGCATCGTCCCGGGCGGCGAAGTGCTCGACTACGGCAACTCGGCGCTCCACTTCTACGAGCACCTCAAGCGGCTGGGCTACGCGGACCACGAGTTGGCGCTCGTGCTGGAGCCGGGCGGCGAGCACCACGAGAGCGCTTGGCAACGGCGGCTGCCCGCCGCGCTGCACTGGCTCTTGAGCTGAGGCTCAGGCCGGGGTCTGGATGAAGCGGATGTCCTCGCGCAGCGCCTCGAGATCCACGTGGCGCGTGAGGTACATCTCGCTGCCCATGGCGGCGTGGTAAACGGAGGGCAGCGCCGGGTTGTGGAGCACCAGCGAGGGCCCGAGCCGCTTCACCACCTCGTCGTGGGAGTGGCGGTACGCGCGGCCCGCCCGCCGGGCGATGTGGCTCACGTGGAACTTCGGGGTGTAGCGGAAGTCCCCCACCGGATCTCCCGTGACGATGCGTGCCCAGAGCCGGTACACGTCAATCTCACAGGCGTAGTTCATCATGTCCGTCATGAAACCGCCGGGAGGCCTCAGGTTGGCCTCCAGCGCGATGAAGCGGCCGTCCGGCAACCGGAAGAACTCCAGGTGGAACCAGCGTCCGCGCAGGCCGAGCGCGGCCACCGCCTTGCGGCCCAGCCCGTCGAGCGCGGGCGGAATCTCCTTGAGGCTCCAGAAGGAGATGTCGCGCTTCTCCGTCACCACCTCCATCACCCCGTCGCTGTACTCGTGGCTCAGGGAGAAGAGGATGCGGCCCTCGTGGTCCACCAAGCCGTCGTAGGTGACGATGGTGCCTTTGACGAACGCCTGCGCCACATAGGCCGTGGGCAGGGGAATGGAGAGCGCCTGCTCCACCTCGGCATCGCTGCTGACCTTGAAGGTGTGGGCCGCCCCCACGCCCACGTCGGGCTTGAGCACCAGCGGGTAGCCCACGCGCTGGGCCAGCGCCTTTACCTGGGCCGCGTCCTTCACGAGCTCCAGCTCCGGGTGGGGCACGCCCGCCTGCCGGAAGACCTCGGCCATGCCGGACTTGGTGCGCAGGCGCTGGATGTCCGAGGGCAGCAGGCCCGGCACCTGGAAGTCCTCGCGCAGCCGGGCCTCCACCTCCAGCCAGGACTCGTTGAGCGACTCGATGCGGTGCATGCGCCCGTGGCGCCACGTCAGGTAGCCGGTGGCGCGCAGCAGGGCGTCATAATTGTGCAGGCTGGGGGTGAAGAAGTACTCGCGGATGGACTCGCGCAGCTCCTGGCGGAGCGCATCGAAGGGCGCGTCTCCCACCGCCACGACGTTGACCCCCCGCTCGCGAAGGGCCGTGATGAAGTGGAAGTACTGGGGCGGGAAGTGGGGCGAGATGAAGACGAAGTTCATGGCTGCCAGGGAGGCGACTCCCGGAGCCACCGACCATAGCGCGGGATGGGATGCTTCCCACTTCCTTGCGCAAGGTGTGCGCAAGGGTAGGACTCCTGCCCGCCCCCGGGGCTCCGGACGGACGGGGGGTCAGCTCTTGGTGAGCGGCCGGTAGCGGATGCGGTGCGGCTCCAGTGCCTCGGGGCCCAGGCGCTTCTTCTTGTCCGCCTCGTAGTCCTCGAAGTTGCCCTCGAAGAAGAACGCCTTGCTGTCTCCCTCGAACGCCAGGATGTGCGTGGCGATGCGGTCCAGGAACCAGCGGTCGTGGCTGATCACCACCGCGCACCCGGCGAAGCTCAAGAGCGCGTCCTCCAAGCTGCGCAGCGTCTCCACGTCCAGGTCGTTCGTCGGCTCGTCCAAGAGCAGCAGGTTGCCGCCGCTCTTGAGCATCTTCGCCAGGTGTACCCGGTTGCGCTCGCCGCCCGACAGATCCTTCACCCGCTTCTGCTGGTCCTGCCCCTTGAAGGCAAACCCCGCCAGGTACGCGCGGCTCGGAATCTGCCCCGCCCGTCCCAGGTCGATGTGGTCCAACCCGCCGCTCACCTCGTCGAACACCGACTTGTCGCCCGCCAGCGCGTCGCGGCTCTGGTCCACGTAGGCCAGCTTCACCGTCTCGCCCACGCGCAGCTCGCCCGAGTCGGGCTTCTCCACGCCGGTGATCATCCGGAACAGCGTCGTCTTGCCCGCGCCGTTGGGGCCAATGACGCCGACGATGCCACCGGGTGGCAGCTTGAAGTTCAGGTCCTCGATGAGCAGCCGGTCCCCGAACGACTTGCGCAGCCCCTTGGCCTCCACCACCAGCCCGCCCAGCCGCGGCCCGGGCGGAATCGTGACTTCCCCCGTCGGCTCGCGCTTCTCCTGCGTCTGGTTGAGCA encodes the following:
- a CDS encoding DUF2378 family protein; translation: MVVQAQDVRTGMELNTERHLAHNIALSTPENTARGMFFNGTLEAVRRMAGDDVARRCREATGERKHVDFFSYPVASFLRLCLAVVENVGPRLGGCEQTLRWIGEQSSRDFLSSMAGKTMLLLAGGNMKRILSQLPSSYRAAVSYGERTLTCTQEPTGGGTGRFVIKNDFLPHAYHEGILRGLLLEAGARTFQIQGQATGPLDSVYDFSWQ
- a CDS encoding 3-oxoacyl-ACP synthase III family protein translates to MKRETNTGAVRIAGAGAFVPSRIISNERIAQAFPGWSAERILEKTGIVERRYLWELSEEGRAVPPPEDDLPVYPASNTDMCEVALRRALAQAGLEAQALDALFLVTCTPDELNFSHDAMGLHQRLGCRTDAFALVVDDGCGGTPYVMDLVRKMMEGGRFRTVAVVASTLLSPQLNPDVYTDAVSPGPGRKLLNAYLSAYVFGDGAGAVVLRADGEEGTGILASMSGNAHDTLVLRRGGGMMRMPHQGRTRPADLAFVVDGPKVAASYPRYMGQCIEGVLSQRPELRAEVRRYYFHQPNKRLMDRFIQEYGLPGDAVALNVDRYGNTSAAGMLILLAEDLESGRVRLGSGDLVLVAAVGANVHYGAQLIRL
- a CDS encoding MFS transporter, which encodes MSGKGQEDGGLRAQRDLWAHAGWRRWVLASLFPRLGGAMMPFALLLVGEAALGSFASGAWMTSAYAMGAAVASPFRGRQMDRSPLPGALRTPLLLQALLCGAMALAGAVRAPLSVLLVISLLLGVVPAGVAGAYRALLPSLLPPAHMATAFAIDAVLIEVAWIGGPPLVGALALVHPGFSLAAIGAGALVTLGANRWLPAREPPASSTLPGHRVSLRPLLRGMPLLVYVSVVACGVSWGAVDTALPPRLVEMGSRAELWGGLSALLSVTSAVGGLIHASLLRPASASRALWRALLFQALWGGLLLPTVWMDTPWGLGAWLAAAGLFLAPLVGLLTYLLQQSLPADRQAEGFALYGACWALGIGAGGALTALFLQQAGARMALAPAGSIPLLTVLAVALMALVLPRPPSPPPSPAPGVPPGP
- a CDS encoding alpha/beta hydrolase, producing MGYVHILRDFSSPQEGFTRTVRIYTPEGYDAQGEHLYPVLYMHDGQNVFAHPESALFDTWCANHALESLVYGGYVEPWLIVAVDSGAGRMQEYSPWGEPHRNGQTRGELYGRFLVEQLKPYVDRVYRTRPGPEWTGTAGSSLGGLISLYLGWKYPEVFGRIGAFSPSVMWNRGRLFEQWNAHPRRWTRIYLDAGSTESIVPGGEVLDYGNSALHFYEHLKRLGYADHELALVLEPGGEHHESAWQRRLPAALHWLLS
- a CDS encoding ATP-grasp domain-containing protein — translated: MNFVFISPHFPPQYFHFITALRERGVNVVAVGDAPFDALRQELRESIREYFFTPSLHNYDALLRATGYLTWRHGRMHRIESLNESWLEVEARLREDFQVPGLLPSDIQRLRTKSGMAEVFRQAGVPHPELELVKDAAQVKALAQRVGYPLVLKPDVGVGAAHTFKVSSDAEVEQALSIPLPTAYVAQAFVKGTIVTYDGLVDHEGRILFSLSHEYSDGVMEVVTEKRDISFWSLKEIPPALDGLGRKAVAALGLRGRWFHLEFFRLPDGRFIALEANLRPPGGFMTDMMNYACEIDVYRLWARIVTGDPVGDFRYTPKFHVSHIARRAGRAYRHSHDEVVKRLGPSLVLHNPALPSVYHAAMGSEMYLTRHVDLEALREDIRFIQTPA